The Mucilaginibacter sp. PAMB04168 genome contains the following window.
AACAGCAGAGCTCAGAAGAAATTTGAACATAAAATATTAAACAATTTAGGAGACATGTAATGGTTTATTTAAGTGGTAAATAAAGCCTCACTTGCTTAATAATTGTTTAATATTTGATTAATTAATGAACTTCTAAAATAAATTCTGCCTTGACACTACATTATATACAAATCGATGATAAAGGTGAATTTCACAACAGGTAATTATTTAGATATCGGAAGTTACGGCGTGGAAATCCTTTTTAAATACTTCACCGTAAATATTCTTATACTCTTTAGTAAAATTCTCGAAGGTGTTTAAGGCAAGCGAGTGTTTTCCCAGGGCTGACAGTGCACGGCATTTAATAATCATCGCCTCTTCATTAACCGGATCAAAATAAAATATATAATTGGCAATCTCGATCATCAATTCAGGCTCATAATTCCGGTTAGGAGCATGCAGGAATTGAAGATAGCAGTCGATAACTTCATTAGATATTTCAGACTTAAACGGGTCCAGCCACTCATACTCAATATTAGATAAAAAGTTTCCGCGTCGTGTTATATCCGAGAGCAATTTAATTTTTTCGACGGTTAGCTCCTTCTTGTCCTTGATGATCTGTAAATAGTTACCATAATCGACATAAGTTTGATTCATATCGTAATCAATTATCCATCCGCCGGTTTCCTTTGACAACTGACAATGGCCTATCTTATCGAGTAGTACTTTCAACTTTGCCATGTTAACGGACCGATTGTTCCGGGCACTTTTTACAGATTTATCATACCATAAAATCTCATTGAGCTTATCAGAACTCAGCCCCCTCCCCCAGCGAAGAGAATAGAGCAGAATGACCAAGAATAGTTCTTTTATCAGCGGTGTAAACGATTTACTGATATTGTTGCCATCTTTATCAAATACCTGCAGGTCACCGAAAAGGAACACGACACTTTTATGATGCATTCCCTGACTGCTCAGGCGGGTTTCGGGTGATATAACCGTTACATCAGGAGTCTCAGGAACTGGTATTACCTCTCTATCAACCACTGGTGGCGATGATACCTTGCTGATGGAAGGCAAGTCAGATGTTTCCTTGCGTTTATTCATGAAAAAGTATGAACAGCCGCCAATTACAGAGATCAACAAAATTCCGCCAACCAACCAGTAGTTCCGCTTCGTGTTTTTCACATTTGCATTGTTGTTTATGGCATACGGCGGACCTAACAAGGTAAATACATTTACACGGGTCTGATTCGCGTTAAGACGGAGCAAGGTCACTGCTACAAACTTCTTGGTCGATGGGCAGTAATACAGGTCAGCGTATGAATGTGTATCATGAAAAGTATAAGGTATGGGGTCACCAACCAACTTATAATTGGGGCTGGTCAACGAGCCTTTAATCAACTGTAATTTAGATTGATATTTATGCGCCGGAAATGTGAGCGCATAATAAGACTTTTGATTATTATTGATGACCAGTGAGTTGGCGAACGCAAAATCTTCCGCATTTGCCTTCAAGTCGTACAGTTTTTTGAAGGTATGATCTTTAACTGTAAAGCGCATCAGATCATACATATTCTTGGGATTCAAAATTTGTTTGCCGCTGCTGTTGCCAAACCCGCCTAAAATATAAATGGTATCGCCAGACCGATTTGCACCCAAGGCCGATAGGTAACGTGGGGTAAAGAAGTCACCCCGGGTTTTGACATCTTCCCATTTTTGTGAACCAAAACGATACTTCTGAACTTCATTTTTGTATAGCAGATGTCCATAACCGGCAAACAGGTATAAGGACGAATCAGAAGCCGACAGCGATTTGTTCACATGCCAGCTATTTGTTGATGGAGCTTTGGGAGATTCCTTAGTCCACTTACGCGAAGTAAAATCATAACTGGATATAAATCGCTGGTCTTTATAAAAATTATACAGACTATTGCTGGACGGATTGCAAATAGAGTAATTACCCATATTCAGCGTAATTGGACCAGTGGAATAATTCGTATTTATCCATTTTTCGTCACTTACACTTAAGGAATACAAGGAGTCGGATCCGACTATGTACAGCGTTTCTTTCTGGGGGTTGAATGCTGTACTTGCCATACCCTGTACGGTAAAGCTTTGTACTGCCCTCCAGTTACGGTGTAAAGCTGCTGCCCATAATGGATTTTCTACGCGACCATTATTTTGAGACATGTCTTCATGTACGATGGAACCCTTTTCCTCATTCAATCTCCAATTATATTTCAATGCGCCTGCTTCAAATATCTTTACATTTCTTATTTTCATCGGAGGCACATCCGTAGTTTGAAACTGTTTGAAAAGGCTTCCTCCTAACAGTACTTTATATGTTGAGGCCTTTTTAAATGGCAGTCTTTTTTCGACGTACCATTTTGAGCCGTCGTGAAGTAAAATTTGCCGCTTCTCAAAATCAAATCTGATCCGGATTTTATTCCAACTATTGAATAATTTCCGTTTTTCAATGTCGAATATTATTGAAGAAAGTTTTTCCCCTGTGATCACATTGAAGTGATTGTTTGGCATCTCCGCGTTATAAACAAGATCTACATTTTGCGTATCGCCTTCAATAACCCTTAGAATATATCCGAAGTATGTTTCTCTGTTTGGCAAAAATGATATCTCGAATTCTAATTCAAAACTTTTCGAAAAATTTAACCCTTTCTCTGAACCCAGGTCAACGAATGTCCTCTTTTCTTGTACTACCTCATGACTTGCAAAGGTCAGCCCGTCGGACTGCCCAAAAGCATTTGTTGCCGAGGAGATAAAAAATAAAGCTCCAAAAATTCTATAAAAAATAGCTCTGTACATTATAATTAGGAAACACCATTTGCAAAATTATACCATAAGTCGATATAGAGGTTTATCCGGCGAAATGGACTGCTGAATAATTGGTTTAATCTTCAAATTTAACATGTAATTTGAAAACTTCCATGCCAGAAAAAATTATTTTATTTTTTGTAAACATTAGGCTTATTAGAAGACAGTTGAGGAAGTATCGTATATTTTCAGATATTATAATGTGAATTTATCATTTTGAATTTCAAAATAATAAATTCACATCTAAGTGCCGGAATCAAACACCGTGTCCTCAGGCAGTGTAGCGCGTCAACCTTCGGGCTACATCCTGAACTGCACTTATGAGACGGTATTTAAGTACTTAACATTAATAACCGCAAAAAAAAAGAGGCCGCAACAAATGCGACCTCTTCAGTTTCATGGCTTTGGCTATCGCTTAAACTGTTGTTTGGTGATATTCAAATAAGAATCAGTATAGCTTTGTGCAGGCTCCAGTTGCGTGCCGTTCGCCCAGTCGTTAAATGAATCGATCAATACTAAGCGACCCTTGTTGTTCACGTTCATCTTCGCCACGTTACACAACTTCCGATACATTGCACCACCATCCTTTCGTTCTACATTTGGAAATACGGAAGTTGGTGCCGTAATCTTAAAGTCATTGCCGGGGTAAATATTCGGAATGTACTCCAATGAGTAATGTTGGGCCAGGTACTCGCGGTTGTATTTTAGATTCTGGTCCATGGCCTGTGGAAGTACATAGAAGAAGTCCCATGCATAGGCATTGTTCAATAGTAAGGACTGGTGATAAACGGCATCTACGCAGCCAGCAAAACGTGCAGGCGCATATCGGGCCGGCGGTGACCACCTTTCCTGATTACCCACAATGTAAAGTTCAACTCCTAAAGCCCTCAACCTGCTCCTTAATTCTGTATAAATCGCTTTGTTGTCATTGGAATAAAGGTTTCTGGAATCATTGATAAAGATCAGCGCTTTACCGTCAACCTTCATATAATTGGGGTTCTTGAAATATTTTTCCATCTTGGCGAAGTCATCATAAAACTGCGAAAGTTTTTGCGCGTTGCTTTCCAGTGGTGCAGCATCGGTCAAGGCATAGCTTGAAAAGTTATAATTAATGGCAAACTTCACTTTATTCTCGGGACCCGCATTCAAATAACTTCTGATCACCGTGGTGTCGATTTTGTAATTGTTAACATCCCGGTTTAAGGATCTGAAGTTAAAGACGAAATAATCGATGCCGCCCTGGACCGCATAACCCAGGTGCGCCTGCATGATGTTGAGCGGCACGCCAGACACATTGGACATCGTATATTTGCCCAGCACCGGCGTTTCTTTTACATTGGCATTGAATGTTGTAAAAAAAGTATAGAAAGCACCGACGTTATAGTTTTCGGTAACGGGTATCTCCTCGATCTCATAATTTAAAAATGAGTCCTCGACTGATGGGTCCTCGTTGTCTTTTTTACAGGAGGCAAGTGACCCTACCAGTAACACCAACAGCAGCATCCTGAATATTGAAAATATATGGTTCATTCTTCTTTATTTAAATTTTGATAAAACGGTAAATGTGGTTCCTGAAGCTTTAAGCTCTTCAACTGTCGTTCCGTACCATTTCTGGAGGTAAGCCAGATTGTAGAAAGTTTGAGTAGGCGTCCAGTCGCTGACGGTATACGGCGCCTCAAATTTCAAATAGGTTGTCGGTTGCGTATCATCAATGCCGTTAATGCCTAATTTTCTCAACGCATCGGCATATCCAACAGGATTCAAGCCCACAAGATCGGTGGGATAACTCCCGCGATGTGGTATATCAGCAGCCGTATTAACTAAAAGGTTATTGGCAGGGTTCGTGTGTGGCGGGAACCGCATAGCACGTGTGCGACGCTGCAGGTTCCAAGTTTCAAAAGCCCCGTCGGGATAATAATTCAACCAACGTTGTACCCAAATTTTATTAATGTTCGTTATTGGAATATCTGCGTTGGTATTGCCCAGGTAGTTACTAAACCCTTTTCCCTGGGTGTTCCATTTGATACCGTCCCGCGCTTTATAAGCATTCAGTTCGGCCGTACTGATCCCCAACCTGTTAAAGCAGGCATCGATACCTGAATAATAATAAGCTTCCGCCAGCTGGCTTCCGCCTAATCCAATTTCTTTGGCTTCAGCCTTTAAGAATTGTGCCTCCGCATAAGATAATATGACAAAAGGACGATTTGCAGCGTAAACATCAGCTACCGGTTCAGAAAAAGAGTTGATATTGGATGCCTGCAAAGGATCTACGGAATTGGAAAAGCTCGTCCACGAGGGCAGCTTTCCGGCTTTGATATAACCATTATAGGGTATCGGGTAAGAAACGACATACATGGAGTCAGTAGCCACATTTTTCAAGGTGTCCTGAACCAAATATCGGCTAGCCAGCGGCACCGGAGCATAATATTTCTCCATCCGAGGATCCTTGTAAGAGCGGAAGTAAAGCATTATAAAATCGCTCATCTTCGGCTGAGGTAGTGTAAATGTATTCCGTTTGAACCTGATATAATACGGGTTCTCATTATTGATCACATTTTCGTAGTTCATCTTGGCAGTTTCATTCTCCGTGTTGATGAGATTCGCCTCATCAGCCATTGTCTCGCTGATATGTTTTTTTGCCTCCTCCCCCAAATTCCGGGTGCACTGGAGCGCAACCCTTAATCTTAGGGTGTTGCCGAATTTCTTCCAGCTGAGCATATTCCCCCCATAGAGCACATCATAAGTAAACCGGTCGCCTGAGGGATTGATCTTCGATGCAGCATCCTTTAACTCGCTCAGGATAATCGCATAAGCTTCATCCTCTGTATTAAAGGTGATGTTTTGCAGGTAGTCCACATTATTGGCCTGTGTGATGGGAATTACGCCGAACTGTGAAACCAATATAGAATACACGTAGGCACGCCATATTCTGGCAGCCTGCACCCGGTTGTTGAAGGCAGGGTTAGACTCATAGGTTCTGATGACCTGTTGAATATTATTCAAGACATCAACATACATCGTTTTCCATATCCCGTTACCACGGGCATCCGTTACGTCATATCGATTACCCTGCTGTATGATGAAGTGTGCGATATCCCACCAGCGCTGTGTATTGTTATTGGCCATAGCATCATTGGTGCGCTTGATCGCCCCGGCCATAATCGCCTCGGGTGTTGCATTTTCAAATCTTGAGGGATCGGTGTTAATATCATCGAAGTTTTTTGTACAAGCGGGCAGGATCATACCTACCAGACAAATTATATATATATACTTTTTCATTGAAAGCGTTGTTAAAAGGATACTCTAAAATCAAATCCGTACTGGCGGTAAGGAAACGAGCCGCCATTATCAATTCCTTGTTGGTTGCCAGTTGAATAAGAAGCTTCCGGATCGATTCCGCGTGGCGTTTTGTTATAAATGATAAAGGGGTTACGGGCAATTAGCGCTAACCTGGCACTTTTGATGAAACTGTTCCCGACGCGTGCAAGATATTTTGGCGGTACCGTGTAGCCTACTGTCAACTCACTGATACGGATGGAGGTAGCATCAAATGTAATAGCCGGAACGTTGTTAAGTACCATATCGTTGGCCAAAAGCTGAGGGTCTACATACGAATTGTTTTTTGCACCCGGCAGAATGCGGCCGTCCGGACCATAAACTATCGCTCCGTTTTGCGTTTGCACAAAATAGGAATTAGGATATTGGCCTCCCTTACGGCGTTCCGCGTCCTCATAAGCCGTGGCTTTTCCGCCAACAGTTAAACCAATACCGCTTGACTCGTTACCATTTTCCCCGAGAATACCTCTGGAGAACAGCCATTCTTCACGGCCAAACATGGGATCCAGCGTTTGAATAGTTGTTCCATTCCCATTTGCGCGGCCATAAGTAGCAGAATAGATGAGGCCTCCCCATTTGACCGTAGTCAGGGCGGAAAGATCAAAACCTCTATACTTGAATCCGGTCTGGAAAGAACCCAGCCAATCCGGCCTGAAGCTGCCAAAAGCCAGATTAAGTTCTGGTTGTACCCTTCCGTTGGCGCTCACCAGCACTTTGTCGCCAACCATGTACGGTCCGCTACCCCGGATCACGCCATATGGCTGACCAACTTCGGCGTAAGTCGTTACACCCAGGACCTGGCCACCCAAGGCCCGGGAAGGCACACCTTCCGACAAGGATAATACCTTATTGATATTCCTGGAGAAGTTAACATTTACGCTCCAGGCAAAATCCTTTGTTCTAACCGGGACACCGCCCATGGATACCTCGATTCCCCGGTTTCTGATCTCTCCCGAATTCAGCACACGTGTTGTGTAACCCGTTTCGTATGGCGTGTTAGCCGTAAGAATCTGATTGGTTGTGTTATCCTGATAAAGGGTTACATTGAGGCTTATTTTATCTTTAAAAAAGCCCATATCAACGCCGATCTCCTTTGAAGATTTACGCTCAGGCTTCAGGTTGAAATTCTTCAGTGACTGCTCATAGCTCAATACGGGATTATTCAGGAAAAGACCTGTACTATTGTAACCATTGAGCAGCTGGTAAGGCTGACCGGAATTGCCCACAATGGCCAGAGACGCCCTTAATTTACCAAAGCTGATGATCGCGTTGTCCTTGAGAAAATTCGAGAAAAGAAAACTACCGCCTATAGAGGGATAAAAGAAAGAGCGCGCATTGCTCGGCAACATGGACGACCAGTCATTACGCCCGGTGACATTCAGAAACAAGAAATCCTTGTATCCAAGGGTCGCGAAACCTAATAATGAATTGATCTGGCTGCTTCTGGGTGCCTCTGTAGACGTAGGAAAAGCATTGGCGTTGGAGATCGTGGGTTTATCCTGCACCTGGAGCGCCTCGACTGTATTCGTGGATCGGGTATAGGAGTAAGATTGAATATTGCCGCCGAAATTCGCCGTGAACTTAAAATTCTTACCAAAATCTTTGTTGTAGGTCATCAAGCCTTCATATATCCAGTTCTGCGAGGCATAGTTCGCGTTTTGGTAATAGCCGTTAGTGTCGAGCCTGGCGCCAATTTCCCGGTAGATAAAGGAACGGCCGTAATCCAAATCTCCCGCCACGTTGGCTCGCACTTTTAGGTTCTTGGTCAACTGGCCGGTAACGGTCACGCCTCCGATCAGCCTGGTATGCTTGTCGTTGTTCTGATTTTCATTGATCACCCAAAGCGGGTTTTCTGCGCTGGCAAGATTAGCCCGCTGCACGGATCTGCCATTAGCATCTTTCCAGGGGTCAAACGCCGCAACGTCAGCACTGCGGGTCATAAATACATAGGCTGACATCGGACTGTTGGGATCAAGATTCCGTGCCGTCCTGTTCTTTGTATCATCATTTGTATACGCCACACGCGACTCAACGGTCAGTTTATCGCCGAGCTTGCGGCTGGCATTGAAATTGAGGTTGTGCTTCTTCTTAAGGTTCTGATTGGCTATCACATCGTTTCCACTCGTAAACGTGTAGGAAAGCCTGAAGGCAGAGGATTGGTCGGCTTTGTTAACGGAAATATTCGTCACGCTGGCTACCGACTTCTGATATAAATCACGGATATTGTTGGGCTGAGGATTGTAACCATGAGGTTGCCCGCTGAAGGTGTTAAACGGCTGACCCAACATGGGCGCTCCCCAGGAAACGTTACTCGTGCCCATATTGACAGCGCCCGTGGTGCCGAAAATGGCGGCGTTGTTCGTGACTAACCGGGTGTTAGTACCCTCACCGTATACATTCTGGTAGGCGGGAAACTCAGAGATCGCATATACCTGGCTATTTTGGTTAAATGTCACGCCGAAGCTTTTGTCTCCTATTTTCGCTTTTTTGGTCGTGACCAAGATGGCGCCGTTTGCAGCCCGCTGACCATACAAAGCAGCAGCATTAGCGCCTTTGAGCACCTCAATCGACTCGATATCATTTGGGTTCAGGTCGGCAGCCCCATTGCCATAATCCAGGTTATTGCCAAAAGAATCGCCCATCTGATTTTCGATAGGAACACCATCAACGACCCAAAGCGGCTGGTTGTTGCCGGATACAGAACTCTCTCCACGCAGTATAACACGACTGGAACTGCCTGGCTGCCCCGTTGAAGTCACCTGTATACCGGCCACTTTCCCGGCAAGGCTATTGACGATATTGATATCGCGATTCTCGTTCATGGAGTTCATGTTTACCGATTGCGAAGCATAGGTTACGGCTTTAGCCTGTGTCTGAATGCCTAATGCACCAGTGACCACGACCTCCTTCAATGTTGCTACGTCAGGAACCAACTTGACGTCAACTACCTTGTTGGCCCCAACTTTGATTGCCTGGGTCTTATAGCCAATCGATGTAATAACCAATACGGCATTCGTATTTGCCACGGTAATCGAATAACTACCGTTTACGGTAGTGGTAGTTGACCGTTGCCCGTTTTGGAGGGAGATAGTAGCTCCTACTACCGCCTCGTTGTTTTCGTCAGTAATTTTTCCCGTGATAACGATATTGCTTTGGGCTACAATAACAGTTACGGAAAAAAATACTAACCCAATGACTAGTAAAATTTTTTTCATAATTTCAATTAGGGTAATGAATTTGTTGGTTTATAATCGGGGCTGAAATAAGCGGCGCCTTCATAAAAAATGATTAATAATTTCTTAATGTCGGCGGGAAAAGCATTTATTTTTGCGAATGGTCGTGTTAAGGGCATATCGCGCTCCTTATCATTATTAATAACACAGTAAGATTAGTTGCTATTTCCAGACAATATCACAACAAACGCAACCTCAGATAGCCATGTTGATAATTCTGTTTGTTTTCAAATCTTAGATCAAAATTATTCATCGTGAATGATCTGCCTCTTCGCTTAATTTCCTAAATGAAGTAGAAGAATGTTTCCACCTTGGTATCCGTAATGAACTTTGATCACTGTTAAGGAACATTCAGTTCCTGCCAGCACTAGTTGACCATTTAAATTAGCTTTTAGGTTGAGCGGGAAAACCGCCCACTCAACCTCAGGTTCATACCATGATCGTGCTCCAAAAAGGTCGGCGCTTACATCCATTAACCGATAGACGTTTAATAGTGCACAACTGTGAGGGAAAAATCACTGAATAGATACCAGAAGGCAGGTTCTGCTATCCGCCAGCCAATCTTCATAAAGAATAATTCCTTAATTGCGCGCTTTGGAAAATTTAGCGGCAAACAGGAAAATAACCAGATAGCAGATTATGGGTAGATAGTAGGCTTTTGCTACATCATGATCAGCGATCTGGCCCATTAACAGCGGAAAAAAGGCACCGCCAACAACCCCCATTGAGATAAACGACGAAGCTTGCTGCGTTTGGCTTCCCAGATTTTTGATACCTAAACTAAAAATGGTCGGAAACATAATACTGAAGAAGAAATTAATCATGAGCAAGGCAATAAAGGAAGGCCAGCCCCAACTCTGCGCAACTACTATACACATTAAAATGTTGCTGAGGGCGAATGCGGCCAATAATTTGTTAGGTGCAATGAAACGCATGAGTGCAGTGCCAGTAAAACGACCAACCAACATTAAGCCCATGAAAAATATCCCCATATAGGTTCCTGCTGCTTTATCAGTAAATCCCATTTTTTCATGGCTGTAATTTATAAAGAAAGCCCAGGTACCAGACTGTGCAGCTACGTTAAAAAGCTGTGCAATGGCAGCCCAAACAAAATGACGATGTTGAAACAGCTTCTTTGACGGCACAGGAACTTCCTCCACATCGAATCCTTGAGTAATCGGTGCATGAGGATCTATCAGCGCCGGAACTTTAACAAAGGAGAATGAGATAGCAACCAGAGCAACTGCCGTACCTAAAATGATGTACAGGGTTTTAACCGATGCCAAGCCATCGACGTCGCTGTCTCCTGCGTTACCAAAAACAAAAAACGAGCCGATAAGCGGCCCGAGCATGGTACCCATTGCGTTAAAGGATTGGGCGAAATTGATTCGCTGGTCGCTCGTTTCCTGGTGGCCCAAGGAAGCGACAAATGGGTGGGCAACGGTTTCAAGAGTTGACAAGCCGCATCCGACAATAAATAAGGCAAGCCTGAAGAAATTAAAAGATTGGCTATTGGCAGCAGGTACAAATAGAAAGGCACCTAAAGCGAATAAGGTCAGGCCTAAAAGCACCCCACTTTTATAGCCATATCTTTTCATAAACAGCCCGGCCGGAATCCCCATGATAAAATACGCACCAAATATGGAAAATTGTACGAGTCCGGATTGTGCCTTAGATACGTGAAGCACTGCCTGAAAGTGCCGGTTCAGCACATCAGCAAGGGAAATTGCAAGTCCCCAGAAAAGGAACAGGGAGGTGACAAAAACTAGCGTAATCAAAAATTTCTTTTCGGTAAAATTGGGTTTAATGGTCATGAATGTAATTTAAATTTATGTATTGGTTTATGCAGCATTCCCCTAAATCAAACGTCAGGAAATGGTTACAAGAAGTTTATCTGATAAAGTAAAGAGGCGGGATTAATCAAAGTCTAATAAATAATTAACTGGTTTCGCTTCAAACAAAAGTTGACATCGCGATACCGGATTCACAATCTCTATTAATTGAAAGAATAACAAGGATGTTACTGATCTGACTAGAAAAAGCACCTCTGCTTTGTGCAATTATGTATTTATTAATACTTAATTAAGTACCACATACTTTATTAGTCTTTTGTATAACCAACCAGTTGAATCCATAATTTATGTTAAAATTCCTCACCAAAAGTGGTACACGCCTTATACTCGGAGCGGTATTTTCGGCAACAGCAGGGTATTCCAGCGCTCAGACAACGACTTTCAATCGTGACTTTGCGCCTACTGCGGACTACTTAGCTCCGGCGGAAAAACCTTTCCGGGATGCAGTCTCGTTGAACGGTACATGGAAGTTCCTTCCTGTCGGTCAGGCGGACAAATTAAAAAAAGAACAGCTCACCAATCCGGAACTACCGGTAAATCCGCAATGGGACCCCACTCCTATCAAAATTCCTTCAGGCTGGAACGTGAACAGCTTCGCGAGAGGCGACGGCAGCGGAGGTGATTTTCTCACTTATCCGAGCTATCCCAAAAAGTGGGAGAGTGTCAGGGCGGGCTGGCTGATGAAAAAAATTTCTTACAAGAAAGAATGGAAAGGTAAGCGCGTATTTATTCATTTCGATGCAATTGACGGCTACAGCAAAATTTTTCTCAACGGTCATAGTGTCGGCGAAAACATGGACGTATTTCTCCCTTTTGAAATTGATATCACGCAATGGCTGAAGGATGGTCAGGATAATGAACTGATGGTTTGGGTCGCCGATGCCGAACTTTTTAACCAGCCGGGGAAATTTGGTCGCAGAATTTATGTAGCAGGCTCATTTTGGGGGCAACATATCAAAGGGATATGGCAGGACGTAAATCTGGTTATCAAACCAGCGGTAAACATTCAGAATTCTTTTGTTAAACCACAGGTAGATCAAGACGAGCTCCTTGTCGATGTTACCGTTTCAAACACATCTGAAAAACAACAAGAAGTAGCTATTGAGGGTGATATCTACCCGTGGATTAACCAGGCAGGGCAAAGCGTTGCCGATGCACCCGAACCCAAATGGAAGCTTGGGGATAAAGTACTTAGCATTAAACCGGTTAAAGTTGTTTTAGCAGCTAAATCGCAACAGATTGTAAGCCTTAAGGTAAAGATAAACGGCGCCCTGAAAAAATGGGTGCCCGAACAACCCAATTTATACGGCTTGGTGCTGACCACGAAACATGGAAAAAACACCGGTGATAAGCAGTATACCCGGTTTGGTTGGCGACAATTTACCGTTAAAGGAAGCCAGTATCTATTAAATGGGAAGCCTATTGTATTTAACGGTGATTCTTGGCACTTTATGGGTATCCCACAAATGACGCGCCGGTATGCCTGGGCCTGGTATAAACTATTACAAGACAGCCATGCCAATGCAGTAAGGCTCCATGCCCAGCCTTATCCTCAGTTTTATTTAGACATGGCCGACGAGATGGGCATCTGCGTGCTGGATGAAACCGGTATGTGGGCAAGCGATGGCGGTCCAAAAATCAATTCGGAAGAGTATTGGAAAAACAGTGAAGAACATCTCCGGAGATTTGTGTTGAGGGACCGTAATCACCCATCCGTATTAGGCTGGAGTGTATGTAATGAAAATGTACCTGTTGCGATGGGTGTGTTCCGCTCTCCTGATTCTCTCGTAAAAAGGCAGGTGGCCGAGATCAACAAATGGATGAAAATTACCCGTGAATTGGATCCCTCAAGGCCATGGATATCAGGAGACGGAGAATCACAGGCTGAACTTAATTCACCCATAATTATAGGTCATTATGGTGGCAGCGAAGCTAATTATCGTAATCTGTCCTCGAAAGGCAAAATATGGGGCATTGGTGAAGCTGGAATGGCTTACTATGCCACACCGCTACAGTCTGCAACATATAACGGGAATCGTTCATATGTCTCGCAGCAAGGGCGCATGGAAGGGGTAGCCATGGAAGCTACCAAACTGATTAATATGCTCAAAAAATTTCATTCCTCTTATAATTCCGTTTTCAATATTGTATGGTATGGTATAAAACCCTTAGAATTAGGGCTTAAAGACACTACCCGCGCGCCACAACCGTCGGACGGCATCTTCTTCGGACCCTATCAGGAAGGTAAGCCCGGCGTACAGCCGGAAAGGTTAGGCCCTTACACCACTACACTTAATCCAGGCTATGACACTTCCCTACCCTTGTATAAACCCTGGCCGCTTTTTGACGCTATAAAAGCATCTTTTGCAGACACAGGATTCGTTGCCCAAAAACCATCGCCTGTGAGAACCGAAGCGGCCGGAAACAAACTCCAGTTTTCTGCTGTAACCTTGCTCTCCACAGACAAGGATTCAGTTATCAGCCATCTTCTACACGATATGGGTATAAGCAATTTCAACAACTTTAAACTTAAACCTACTGCCAAAACGCTTTTAATCATTGATGGAGTTCATCCGCTGCAAGGTGCGCAGTTCCTAGCGCTGGAAAGAAGTGTCATTAGTGCTGGTGGCAAGGTAATGATATGGGGAACATCCACG
Protein-coding sequences here:
- the fucP gene encoding L-fucose:H+ symporter permease, whose product is MTIKPNFTEKKFLITLVFVTSLFLFWGLAISLADVLNRHFQAVLHVSKAQSGLVQFSIFGAYFIMGIPAGLFMKRYGYKSGVLLGLTLFALGAFLFVPAANSQSFNFFRLALFIVGCGLSTLETVAHPFVASLGHQETSDQRINFAQSFNAMGTMLGPLIGSFFVFGNAGDSDVDGLASVKTLYIILGTAVALVAISFSFVKVPALIDPHAPITQGFDVEEVPVPSKKLFQHRHFVWAAIAQLFNVAAQSGTWAFFINYSHEKMGFTDKAAGTYMGIFFMGLMLVGRFTGTALMRFIAPNKLLAAFALSNILMCIVVAQSWGWPSFIALLMINFFFSIMFPTIFSLGIKNLGSQTQQASSFISMGVVGGAFFPLLMGQIADHDVAKAYYLPIICYLVIFLFAAKFSKARN
- a CDS encoding SusC/RagA family TonB-linked outer membrane protein → MKKILLVIGLVFFSVTVIVAQSNIVITGKITDENNEAVVGATISLQNGQRSTTTTVNGSYSITVANTNAVLVITSIGYKTQAIKVGANKVVDVKLVPDVATLKEVVVTGALGIQTQAKAVTYASQSVNMNSMNENRDINIVNSLAGKVAGIQVTSTGQPGSSSRVILRGESSVSGNNQPLWVVDGVPIENQMGDSFGNNLDYGNGAADLNPNDIESIEVLKGANAAALYGQRAANGAILVTTKKAKIGDKSFGVTFNQNSQVYAISEFPAYQNVYGEGTNTRLVTNNAAIFGTTGAVNMGTSNVSWGAPMLGQPFNTFSGQPHGYNPQPNNIRDLYQKSVASVTNISVNKADQSSAFRLSYTFTSGNDVIANQNLKKKHNLNFNASRKLGDKLTVESRVAYTNDDTKNRTARNLDPNSPMSAYVFMTRSADVAAFDPWKDANGRSVQRANLASAENPLWVINENQNNDKHTRLIGGVTVTGQLTKNLKVRANVAGDLDYGRSFIYREIGARLDTNGYYQNANYASQNWIYEGLMTYNKDFGKNFKFTANFGGNIQSYSYTRSTNTVEALQVQDKPTISNANAFPTSTEAPRSSQINSLLGFATLGYKDFLFLNVTGRNDWSSMLPSNARSFFYPSIGGSFLFSNFLKDNAIISFGKLRASLAIVGNSGQPYQLLNGYNSTGLFLNNPVLSYEQSLKNFNLKPERKSSKEIGVDMGFFKDKISLNVTLYQDNTTNQILTANTPYETGYTTRVLNSGEIRNRGIEVSMGGVPVRTKDFAWSVNVNFSRNINKVLSLSEGVPSRALGGQVLGVTTYAEVGQPYGVIRGSGPYMVGDKVLVSANGRVQPELNLAFGSFRPDWLGSFQTGFKYRGFDLSALTTVKWGGLIYSATYGRANGNGTTIQTLDPMFGREEWLFSRGILGENGNESSGIGLTVGGKATAYEDAERRKGGQYPNSYFVQTQNGAIVYGPDGRILPGAKNNSYVDPQLLANDMVLNNVPAITFDATSIRISELTVGYTVPPKYLARVGNSFIKSARLALIARNPFIIYNKTPRGIDPEASYSTGNQQGIDNGGSFPYRQYGFDFRVSF